The Penaeus vannamei isolate JL-2024 chromosome 2, ASM4276789v1, whole genome shotgun sequence region GTGTCCTTGTAGATCTCCAGGTATGGGGTGTCCGTGAATGATAAGGTTTCAATACTAGTACCTCCATAGACTTACAGGTCTTTCATTGTTGGGATCATGCTGTGCATTGTAATTCTAGTGTAACTATAGGTTTGCATCATATGTTCGATGTCTTTGAAACGTACAGTTTTTATAGCAGTTCCATCTGTACTCTTTATAGTCCATAAGTACAGTTGCATCCAGTCGATCTGGAGGAGGTACAGTTTTCGTCCTGAGAATGTTGCTTCGCCCGCAGCGTCAAATTCCCAGTATCTTCTTGTAGTTATGTCAACAAAGAAGGAGTTGTAGTTGATACATCTCTATTGGTCCATATATGAGTCTCCTTCTAGGTGGTGGTGTTTGTCACCGTCGTCGTCATCAGATCTCGGTCTCTTCTTCGGCGTCGCCTCTGAATACATCTTCTAGAATACTTTCTTTTAAGTAGGAGATTTCTTTGTCGAATCTCTTGAAGAGTCCGAGGAAGTCGTCACTTGTGATCATTCCTGGTGGAGGGTCCAGGGCTGAATTGTGGCTTCCTTTGTCAGAGAGTCATTTTATAGGTTTCCGGAGGAGGAATGTTTTTGTCGTTGTGTAGAGGGCATTACCGCCTGATGGTGGTACCCAGTAGTTGATATCTTTGTTGAGACAAAGATAGTTATTCTTGTTAACATTTCTGGTTCTTGGTGTTCTACATTTATCTCAAAGCATGCTCCCTCAAAGAGTAACTTGAAGTCATCAATTGTTATTTGACTGATTCTGGGTTCTTCGAACAGTCCGTATGATTTTCCAAGAAGGTTTTGTAGGTGGAATTGGTTCGCATCTCCTGTTCTTGTGACAATGCCTGTGTTCAGTTGGCCAATAAGTGCATTTAGTGTCAGTGATTTTCCGGTGCCCGTAGGTCCTTGAAGGACGAGAGTGTTGatcttatatattttcttgtcaGCTATGAGGGTGAACCATGTGAGGAAGTTTACTATATCTATTCTGTTTTCCTTGAAGAGACATTGGATCCATttcatgttgttgatgttgggTGGACGTTTGGAGAGTAGTAGAGTAGTTCCAAGTTTTCAATGATGGAGCattcactttgtttttgtttttctttgttgtggAACATGATGACTGACTTCTgcttatctttataattaccacGGCAGAGGAGGTATAGTTGCTTGAATTCATCTTTTCTTGTTGATGAGGTCATTCACTGTCCTAGGTGTATAACGTTGGACTAGATCATCTAGGTAGTCAAATTCTTGAATTTTCTGGGTATTTTCTTCGTTAGTCCTCTGTTCTCTGTTTTCTGTCATGTATGGGCATGGACTGTCGACTGTGTCTTCAGGCTTGGTCTTGAAAAGTATTTGATTATCTGCTTAACGATTTCGTGACCAATACCAAAATAAGAAATTCTTTGAAGTCCGTATCTGATAAAGTAAAGTATCCATCTCTTAATATCTTTGACAAGTTGACAAGTTGCCTCCGCTTCGGCTCTGGCTCCAAGGTCAAGTCCCAGGAAGTTGATAATTGTATTCTATTGTCTTGATCTGTTGGTGGGGTGGCATCGGAAGGTGATGTGCCAGTGGTCACCGTGATCTGTGATGGTGAAGTTTGCTTTTCTTCCTCCGAGTCTTTGTGGTCTTGGTCTTGTGTGGACGATGAATATGAAGTAGCTTCCCGTTTCCGTTTGTTTATCATCTTCACTCCCTGCCAATCGCCCTCTGTTCATTTTGTCTTGTTCGTTGGGAAGCCTTTGAGGAGAATTGGGAGGTGTTGTGCATGGACTGCTCGGTCTTCCATTGGGAGTTCCCAATCTATGTTCATTGCTTCCTGTACtgcttgttctatttctttttggaGGTGGGCTGGAGCTTGAGCTGGAAGAGCTTCTTGAGGTTTCTGATGGAGGAATCTGAACTGCTACTGTTGAATGATGTTGATCTCTTTCCGACTGACTTCCTAGGAGTGCTTCTATCATTGCTAGTTGATCCTGACCTCTCCTTTCTAGATCGAATTGTTCTACTAGTTCCTTGTCCTCTTGTTGCCAGATTATCCACCCTGCTCCGAGCTTTAGGCAGTTCTCCGATCTTGGTGTTTTCAGGAGTTCCAGGAATGAAGTCCTCGTTACTTACGATAATACGTTCTTCAGGCACAGGATTTAGTTGTTCAGGAGTGGGCTCAATGACTTGAGATTCAGGTTGGGTGAGAATGCTTGGAGAAATTTGTGTTTTGCACAAGTCTATCAATTTCTGTCGGTGTCTTAGGACGTGGATGCAATACATCTTCGGCCATATTTTCATGCTCTGTTTGGTTGTCGGGATCACAAAAGAGGCACTGGGCATTTTAGACAATATCTGATAGGTCTGTCCCCTATGGTGCACCAGGGCAGAGTGTGGTCCTCACAGTAGTTCAATCGCTTTTGTAGGGGGATTTCCTctggaaaggaaggaatgactgAATGACTATGGGGAATATTTTTTAGTTTCTGAATGATGTATCATCACTTCACTTGAGATTTTTTTTacctgtagtgtgtgtgtgtgtgtgtgtacacacacacacacacacatacctaggtTGTTGCTTGTTGTTTGGGCTTCTAGAATTTCTTGAATTCCTTCTGGTGGTGAAGATGGGATTGTCCACGGTATTTCTTGTGCTGCACTGTACTGAGGGTATTCGTCTGCCATATTTGCATGGCTAGTCCTGTCTTCAAATGACCCAGCCTTAGAGTCACTTCCACTTATACAACTTCTGCGAAGCTTTGCTTAAGGTATATAAGTGGAAGTGACTCTAAGGTTTGGTCATTAGAAGACAGAAATAGCCATCCAAACACGTCATATGACTACCCGGAATACAGTGCAGCACAAGAAATCCCCTGGTAcgtaccatcatcttcaccaggACTACAAGAACTACTAGAAGCCCAGACAACTGTAaacaactgactgactgactaccaACTTAAAAGTTATGTGAAGTGAAGTGTTCTCAGTTCTTCAGGCTGAGGATGTAGTTGTTCTGCAGGGGGCTCAGGGACTTGAGCTTGAGGTAGGATGAGAAGGCTTGGAGAAACTCGTGCCTCATCTTCAGGTTCTGAATCAGAGTATTGCACGAGTCTATCAATCGCTGACGGTGTCCCCGGACGTGGATTGAGTATGTCCTCGGCCATATTTTCATTCTCGACTTCGTTGTCGGGATCACAAAAGAGGTACTGGGC contains the following coding sequences:
- the LOC138865428 gene encoding uncharacterized protein; translated protein: MITSDDFLGLFKRFDKEISYLKESILEDRCINYNSFFVDITTRRYWEFDAAGEATFSGRKLYLLQIDWMQLYLWTIKSTDGTAIKTVRFKDIEHMMQTYSYTRITMHSMIPTMKDLKLLNLLLQLGFMEQMRAGDRKTFSVHGDTMNWYTGSINDTSAFYIPKWCGNRGWSKPGDGLMKANYAHQSPFHPIFCRMTPVKRPNGEELKLSPRVQADLFMTIEVRHGPQ
- the LOC113820177 gene encoding uncharacterized protein, with the protein product MKWIQCLFKENRIDIVNFLTWFTLIADKKIYKINTLVLQGPTGTGKSLTLNALIGQLNTGIVTRTGDANQFHLQNLLGKSYGLFEEPRISQITIDDFKLLFEGACFEINVEHQEPEMLTRITIFVSTKISTTGYHHQAVMPSTQRQKHSSSGNL